CCTCGAGAAGCAGCTCAAGGCCGAGGGCGCCAGCAAGGACGACCTGGGCCGCGATGCCTTCTTCGAGCGCGCCTGGGCCTGGAAGGCGGAAAGCGGCGGCACGATCGTGGGCCAGCTGCGCCGCCTGGGCTACTCGGTCGACTGGCAGCGCGAGCGCTTCACCCTCGATGAGCAGCTCAACAAAGCCGTGGTGGAGGCCTTCGTGCGCCTGCACGGGCAGGGCCTGATCTACCGGGGCGAGTACCTGGTGAACTGGTGCCCGGCCTCGGGATCGGCGGTGAGCGATCTGGAGGTGGAGATGAAGGAGATCGAGGGGCACCTCTGGCACTTCCGCTACCCCCTCAGCGGCGGGGCCGCCTCCGATGGCACAGCCTCCGCTGGCCCCGACCACCTGGTGGTGGCCACCACACGTCCCGAAACCCTCCTGGGTGACACCGGCGTCGCCGTGCACCCGGGCGACCCTCGCTACGCCGCCCTGGTGGGCCGCATGATCACCTTGCCCCTGGTGGGCCGCGAGATCCCGATCGTGGCTGACGAGCATGTGGATCCCGCCTTCGGCACGGGCTGCGTCAAGGTCACCCCTGCCCACGACCCCAACGACTTCGCCATCGGCGCCCGCCACGGCCTGGCGCAGATCACGGTGATGGCCAAGGACGGCACCATGAACGCGGCCGCCGGCCGCTTCGCCGGACTCGATCGATTCGAGGCGCGCGCGGCGGTGGTGGCCGCCATGGAGGCCGAAGGCTTTTTGGTGAAGGTGGAACCCCATCGCCACAGCGTTCCGTTCTCCGATCGCGGCAAGGTGCCGGTGGAGCCGCTGCTCTCCACGCAATGGTTCGTGAAGGCCGAGCCCCTGGCCGAGCGCTGCCGCGAGGCGCTCGATCGCGGTGAGCCGCGCTTTGTGCCGGGGCGCTGGGAGAAGGTGTACCGCGACTGGCTCACGGACATCCGCGACTGGTGCATCAGCCGCCAGCTCTGGTGGGGCCACCGCATCCCCGCCTGGTTCGTGGTCAGCGAAACCGCTGGCGTGATCACCGAGGCCACGCCCTACGTGGTGGCACGCGATCAGGTCGAAGCACAGACCCAAGCCGAAGCGCAGTTCGGCGCTGGGGTGGTGCTGGAGCAGGACCCCGACGTGCTCGACACCTGGTTCTCCAGTGGCCTTTGGCCCTTCTCCACCCTGGGCTGGCCCGACGCCGGAGCCGCCGACCTGGCCCGCTGGTACCCCACCAGCTGCCTGGTGACGGGCTTCGACATCATCTTTTTCTGGGTCGCCCGGATGACGATGCTGGCGGGGGCCATGGAGCCCCTGGGTGCCGGCAAACCCTGGATCCCCTTCGCCGACGTGATGATCCACGGGCTGGTGCGGGACGAGCAGAACCGCAAGATGAGCAAGTCGGCGGGCAACGGCATCGACCCGCTGCCGCTGATCGAGCGCTACGGCGCCGATGCGTTGCGCTTCGCCCTGGTGCGGGAGGTGGCGGGCGCCGGCCAGGACATCCGACTCGACTACGACCGAGCCACGGGCAGCTCAGCCACGGTGGAGGGGGCGCGTAACTTCGCCAACAAGCTCTGGAACGCCACGCGCTTCGCGCTGATGAACCTGGGGGGCGAAACGCCGGCTTCCTTGGGCGCGCCTGATGCTGCCCAGCTGCAACTGGCCGACCGCTGGATCCTCTCGCGCCTGGCCCGCGTGAACCAGGGCAGCGCCGAGCGCTACGGCAGCTATGCCCTCGGTGAGGCGGCCAAGGGGCTCTAC
The window above is part of the Cyanobium sp. ATX 6F1 genome. Proteins encoded here:
- a CDS encoding valine--tRNA ligase, translating into MAEAAAPPLNDAGALPKTYDPAGTEARWQAAWEAAGAFHPDPSAPGEPFSIVIPPPNVTGSLHMGHGFETALIDTIVRFQRLQGKNVLCLPGTDHASIAVQTILEKQLKAEGASKDDLGRDAFFERAWAWKAESGGTIVGQLRRLGYSVDWQRERFTLDEQLNKAVVEAFVRLHGQGLIYRGEYLVNWCPASGSAVSDLEVEMKEIEGHLWHFRYPLSGGAASDGTASAGPDHLVVATTRPETLLGDTGVAVHPGDPRYAALVGRMITLPLVGREIPIVADEHVDPAFGTGCVKVTPAHDPNDFAIGARHGLAQITVMAKDGTMNAAAGRFAGLDRFEARAAVVAAMEAEGFLVKVEPHRHSVPFSDRGKVPVEPLLSTQWFVKAEPLAERCREALDRGEPRFVPGRWEKVYRDWLTDIRDWCISRQLWWGHRIPAWFVVSETAGVITEATPYVVARDQVEAQTQAEAQFGAGVVLEQDPDVLDTWFSSGLWPFSTLGWPDAGAADLARWYPTSCLVTGFDIIFFWVARMTMLAGAMEPLGAGKPWIPFADVMIHGLVRDEQNRKMSKSAGNGIDPLPLIERYGADALRFALVREVAGAGQDIRLDYDRATGSSATVEGARNFANKLWNATRFALMNLGGETPASLGAPDAAQLQLADRWILSRLARVNQGSAERYGSYALGEAAKGLYEFAWNEVCDWTIELLKRRINPGEDPSPEALADQRLARQVLAKVLSELLVLLHPLVPHLSEELWHGLTGAPEGTFLALQRWPAVDVAALDDELESSFAELIEAIRVVRNLRAVAGLKPNQPAPVVFVTGRPVLAAVLNEASGDIAALTKAESVTVLDPAAAAQRSSARTLAAVSGELQVLLPIEGLVDLGALKGRLEKDLAKAEKEIAGLSARLANPNFAGKAPPEVVAECQANLAEAEAQATLARGRLEGLG